A window from Polynucleobacter sp. MWH-UH25E encodes these proteins:
- a CDS encoding branched-chain amino acid ABC transporter permease: MDIFLQQIINGLVLGSIYALIALGYTMVYGVLGIINFAHGEVLMIGAMVSLSLLRLILGLTSGLPGWLTLLIVLPVTMAVCAGLSYWIERIAYRPLRNAPRLAPLISAIGMSILLQTIAMLIWSRNPMTYPQLLPSTPIELGATGATITGKEIVIVLVALAVMCGLLFLVEKTKLGRAMRATAEQTQIASLMGVNPNRVISITFMLGGALAGLAGVMIASNYGNVHFYMGFIPGLKAFTAAVLGGIGNLQGAMLGGLLLGLIEALGAGYIGELTGGVFGSNYQDIFAFLVLILVLVLRPTGLLGEKVSDRA; encoded by the coding sequence ATGGATATTTTTCTTCAGCAAATCATCAATGGCTTAGTGCTTGGTAGCATCTATGCCTTGATTGCTTTGGGTTACACCATGGTGTATGGCGTACTGGGGATTATTAATTTCGCGCATGGCGAAGTGTTGATGATTGGCGCAATGGTGTCTTTGTCATTGCTGCGCCTAATTTTAGGTTTGACCAGTGGGTTGCCTGGATGGCTAACCCTCTTAATTGTTTTACCGGTCACGATGGCGGTTTGTGCTGGCTTAAGCTATTGGATTGAGCGGATTGCCTATCGTCCCTTGCGTAATGCGCCCCGCTTGGCGCCATTAATTTCCGCTATTGGCATGTCAATTCTTTTGCAAACAATAGCGATGTTGATTTGGTCACGAAATCCGATGACCTATCCACAATTACTTCCATCAACCCCGATTGAATTGGGTGCTACTGGCGCAACGATAACTGGTAAAGAAATAGTCATCGTTCTGGTGGCATTAGCAGTGATGTGCGGACTGTTGTTCTTAGTTGAGAAAACGAAGTTGGGCAGAGCAATGCGCGCAACTGCGGAACAAACTCAAATTGCCTCCTTGATGGGTGTGAACCCCAATCGCGTGATTTCGATCACCTTTATGTTGGGTGGCGCACTTGCGGGATTAGCTGGCGTGATGATTGCCAGCAATTACGGCAATGTGCATTTTTATATGGGATTCATTCCCGGCCTTAAAGCCTTTACTGCGGCTGTCTTGGGTGGCATCGGGAATCTACAGGGCGCCATGTTGGGCGGTCTCTTATTGGGTTTAATTGAGGCATTGGGCGCCGGCTATATTGGTGAGCTCACTGGTGGTGTCTTTGGTTCCAATTACCAAGATATTTTTGCCTTCTTAGTATTAATTTTGGTGTTAGTGCTTCGACCCACTGGTTTGCTAGGCGAGAAAGTTTCTGATCGTGCTTAA